The window cttGAGAACCTCATCCCTGGTCcgtccaacccctccaggggtggtgactccaccactgctctgggcagcctgttccagtgcttaacaaccctttctgggaagaaattgttcctaatgtccaatctaaacatcccctggtgtaacttgaggccatttctagTGGGTGCTCCCTGCTGGTACCCAAATATTTGTGCAGATGAAGGTGCCACCTTTCCCAGCTCCTGGCTGCATGGGGCTGTCACAGCTGGCGGACACGCagtggccttggggacagagTTGTTTGCGCCAGGCAAGTCAAACACGCACAGCTGTGAATAATTCAGTGCTGGCTTGCCTAGTGCGGAGGAAGCCTCCAGCACATCAAAACAGCTCTGAAATCCTGTGGGGAGGATCTGCAATGCTGagccagaataaaaaaatacagatatccTGTGGCATGCACTTCATGCTTCCTCACACATAAGAGTTTCTGATCTAGATCTGGCTCAGTTTCATTTTGCATAACGCTTGGATCCGCTGGAGAGCGCTGACTGGAACTGCCGCCCTGGGCTGGGCCTGCCGTGGAGCTGAGGGTGGACGTGCTCAGCTGCAGCCGCTGAGACGGAAAGTTGTGTCTCCTggcttcttaatttttttctcccttcttgcAGAACGTCAGGATTGACCCCAACAGCATCTCCTTCAGCATGTGGAAAGACATTCCCGTTCCTTTCTACCTGTCGGTGCACTTCTTCGAAGTGCTGAACCCCAAGGAGGTCCTTCAGGGCGCGAAGCCGGTGCTGAACGAGCGTGGACCCTACGTTTACAGGTCGGGTGCCGCTTGTGGTCCAGCCATGTGTGAGCCCAACCACCATCCTGCCTGCCAGGCTTCTGGCTGACTCCTCCGTCAGGATTTTAAAGTGACCCAGTTGTTCTCTAGTTGCTCTGGTCTTGCTAAAGCTACAAGTAGgacctttggccaccagggtgGTAAGGCTGGTCTGTGCTTCACTGAGTTGTGGAGCTCAGTCCCATGCTGGGACCTGTTGGGCAGCCAGAGCTGGGTTGATATGGTCCAAACACAGGCATGCAGGATGTTGGTGTGATGGTGGGAAACCTCCATCTTCAGGGTGGACTTGTTTCATCTTCACTGTGCATTTAAGAGTCCAATGCCAGAGCTGGAGTCACCTCAATACCAGACTTCATGAATTGGCCGAAGACCTTTTATCTAACATGAGACCCAGAATCTGCCTAACATTAATGCTCTGGTCACAAGAACCGGTACGGAGCACTAGAAGTTGCTCGGGCCCACCTACAGCAGGGGTGAAGCATTTGCCATGGCTGGGGATGGTGGTTGAAGCCCCAGATGCTTCTCTGGACCTGAAAAATGAAGCAATGGTTGATGTTTGGGTGAGCATGTGAACTTATCCATAAATAGAGATATTCAACACATGTAGCGCCTACATACATAGGCAAAGTTAGGTCAGCAGCCTAAGCAAGCTCATGTGGGAAGATTACTGGTTTAATCCAAAGCTGTTTGAGTAGCGCTGGAGGAAACCTGGCAGTATGTATATGTCCTTGTTTCCTCTGGGCTTGCCAGGTCACCCCACAAAACCACGTGGATTCTGTATGTTGTGATCCCGTCAGTCACTTGGCTTGGAGAAAAGGCCTCGCTTACTGTAAATAAGAATAAACAAAGGGGGCAAAGCTTATTAGTGTTCTTGTGTTCCCGCTGAGCAAGATTAGTGCCCTTTCCTCATGTGGGCCATAGAACAGAGGCTCCACAATAAAGGACCTTGTTGTTGCTGGTGGGTTGAGCTTCAGCTTCCTTGTGAGCTGTAACAGGCTCACAGTGCCGGGGACAACCTCATGCTACTGTGGAGCGTTGCAGCCCCAGGAGACCCACGGCAGAGAGTGAAGGGGAGCGGTGCAGAGATGGCATGGCCCAAAACCTTGAGGAGCAGGAGAACCACAGTGTTCTGTGGAGGATCAAGCTGTCCCGAACCTGGGAGCCATCAGGGAGCTCTGGGGCAAACCAGTGTGGGCTCACTGGTGGGGCTTGTGGCATCTCGTTTGGTCCTCTCCTGTCCTACAGCTTGTATTGTTGTGCGGTTGGTGTAGATAGGCTTAGCTGGGTGTCTCTCTGGCAGAACTGGGCTTTTTGTGGCTGTTGGCTAAGTGACACAGAATGTTTATACTTTTATCTCAAACTTCTCATCAGCTGGGTTGTGAGTTGGGAAGAAACACTTGGTATCTGCATGTCGCTGCAGAATCCAGTGTGTGGGGGAAGGTTCCCATCATCTCTCCCATCTCTTTGCAGAGAGTACAGGTATAAAACAAATATCACATTCCATGACAATGACACCGTCTCTTTCATGGAGTACCGGAGACTCTTCTTCCAGCCAGACTTGTCCAACGGTACAGAAGAAGACTACGTTGTTATACCAAACATTATGTTGATGGTAAGAACTTGCTCCCTAAATTGATAGCAGCTTCTGAGCTTGCAGGGAGGGCATTGATGCCAAATGCTGACTCAGGTTTACTTTCTTGTAGGCCTTAAGGCTAATCAAACAACCAGGTGGTTAACCttataaaatgcagttttctgctttctgggTGTTGGTTGTTGTGTTGGGCTGTTGCCCTTCCAAACACAGAGCATGGAGAAGGGCTGGCAAAGCATCTGGGCTCGAATCTGCAAccttgtctgagcatcttccaaGTGAAATGAAGCCTTGTGAGCCCTCAGGTGCTTTGTTCCCTAACTGGAGATAAACGATGAACCTCAGTTTGTCCAAAGGATTTCTCTAGGGCTGTTGATTGGTGCAGGAGAAGGACCTTGCTGAACACCAAAGATGCATTGCTTATCTTTGGTAAAGATGGTGCTCTTATCTcaaaggtttgttttcttcccagggAGCAGCTGTAATGATGGAAAACCTGCCAAACTTTGTGAAGGTTATACTAAGTGGAGCCTTGGCTGGCCTGAGACAGGAGGCGTTCATGAACCGGACGGTGGGGGAGATCATGTGGGGGTATGACGACCCTCTTGTAGACACAATCAATGCGATTGTCCCAGGCCTCATCCCTTTCAAGGGGAAATTTGGCTTATTTATAGAGGTGAGTAAACTGTTGGTTGGGAACACTAAAATCACAGCAATGTTTTTGTGGATAGCCCAGATGCTCAATCCCCTCACAAACTGTTTGGAGCAGCCATGTGTAGCTGGTGGTGGTTGTGTGAGGCTGCCTTAATTCTCTCCTCAAGCAGAAATGCATGCGTTGGAAGCTGTCACTGGTAGCTGGCATGTTAAAATGCAGGAGCATATAGTATATGAAGTACCCCTAGAGCTGATGAAGCATGCAAAGTCATTAACATGTTGCAGTCTTGCTGTGTATAGTGGATTAAAAATGGgtttcttctctctgcagtTTAACAGCTCCAGTTCAGGACTGTTCACAGTGAACACGGGCATGAAGAACATCAGCAGAGTTCACATGGTGGATACGTGGAATGGACTGAAGATGGTAAGTGTTTGGCCGCAAGCCTCGTATACGGGGACAATGCTTGACCTAAAGCAAGATAAACTGGAAGCTTTTGGTGCTGTTGTATCTCTGGGTGACAGGTTTGAAGGAAAATTTGTATGGGCCTTCAactgctgcagcttctgttcTAGCAAATTCGCAGAAGGCAGCTGTGTGAGAAGAGGCTTGTCATGAAGGTTTAGTTCAGCTCATTGGTGTCACTTGGACTCCCTTGAATCACTGTTGGAGCTGGTTGCTTCTGATGGTTGAAGTCCCAGGCTCCTGTGGCCAGTGTTTAaggcattattttaaataccCCTGTTAAAGGTGTGCTTATTCTTCCCTTGTGAAATTCCACTCCTAACTCAACTCAACTGAATCTACAGATCGACCACTGCGGGAGCACTTGGGACAGGTGGATCTTGtcctatttttttcaattaactgGGCAGATGTTTGAATGGGAAAGATCTAGGAAGCTCTTGGAAGCCAACTCTCCAGCAAGCTCGTCCTTCTCAGCTCTTCTCTCCGCATCTGTCCCGTAGGTGAACTACTGGCGGAGCAACGAGTGCAACATGATCAATGGGACGGCAGGGGAGATGTGGCCACCGTTCATGTCCCCAACATCGCTGGAGTTCTACAGCCCTGATGCctgcaggtgaggccacagctgCCAGCTCGTCCCTGTGCGAGTGGCAGGAGATGTGACGCTCATCCTGTGCGCGCACAGTCGCTGTGCAGTGACACAGAGGGCTCAGGACTCGTTTCTGTAGTTAAAGTTCAGCTGCAGTTCCGTGTTGCAGCATCTGAGGTTTGCGAACAGTGTAGCTGTCTAATTAGCAGCATCTTGCGGTGTTCATAAATACCTTCCAGAGCACTGGAGAAGTCTAACTTGCCTATGTTGAATCAGTAGAAAGTAACCACTCTAGAGAAGATGTGGGAGATGAGAGGGAGAAGCAAGAGTTGTTATAAGGAAATGAAACTATTGCTAATTGTGGAACCATTTCAGCTGACTAAATGCCTGCAGAAATGATGTTGGGGGGGCTTGTGCCACCATTGccaggctgctgctttttttttttttgctgcctaGTTCAAGCATTACTGTGCATTTCTGTCCTGTATGAGACACTGTGACCTTAGCTGGTCACACGGGGTTGGAGTGTCCTGCAGAGTCCCCTGTGTGGAAACTccaggggaggggaggccaGGAGGCAGGCAGTGACACAAAACCCTGTCCCCAGCTTAGGGAAGATAATGTTAATTCAGGCTTTGTAGATAGTGCTGCAAAACAAGCAAGTGCTCATGTTGAACAGAGAACAAGTGAAGTCAGCTGAGCCACATATTAGTGCAGGAATTCCTCTATACAAGGGACAGCAGCAAATACCAAAATGACCCAGAGCCAAGGACTTAAAGGGAAGTTTACCAGTAATCA of the Columba livia isolate bColLiv1 breed racing homer chromosome 17, bColLiv1.pat.W.v2, whole genome shotgun sequence genome contains:
- the SCARB1 gene encoding scavenger receptor class B member 1 isoform X3, whose amino-acid sequence is MAVARRRVAVGLGVAGAACALLGVCLLVVGPIIVKDQVIKNVRIDPNSISFSMWKDIPVPFYLSVHFFEVLNPKEVLQGAKPVLNERGPYVYREYRYKTNITFHDNDTVSFMEYRRLFFQPDLSNGTEEDYVVIPNIMLMGAAVMMENLPNFVKVILSGALAGLRQEAFMNRTVGEIMWGYDDPLVDTINAIVPGLIPFKGKFGLFIEFNSSSSGLFTVNTGMKNISRVHMVDTWNGLKMVNYWRSNECNMINGTAGEMWPPFMSPTSLEFYSPDACRSMTLVYEQSGKFKGVPTYRFVAPKTLFANGTEYPPNEGFCPCLQSGILNVSSCRHNAPMFISHPHFYNADPSLLNAVEGLQPSKDKHGLFLDIHPMTGIPMNCSIKLQLNLYIKQVVGIIQTGKIKPVVLPLLWFGESGYIEGSVLRQFYTNLVLIPSVLEYLQYIFLGLSVPLIISAVVLLAMSQGHNH